The following proteins are encoded in a genomic region of Cygnus olor isolate bCygOlo1 chromosome 11, bCygOlo1.pri.v2, whole genome shotgun sequence:
- the CORO2B gene encoding LOW QUALITY PROTEIN: coronin-2B (The sequence of the model RefSeq protein was modified relative to this genomic sequence to represent the inferred CDS: inserted 3 bases in 3 codons) — protein sequence MRDLHKSSVLGSKHGSLMSWRPQYRSSKFRNVYGKVASREHCFDGIXITKNVHDNHFCAVNARFLAIVTESAGGGPSIPLEQTGRIEPNYPKVCGHQGNVLDIKWNPFIENIIASCSEDTSVRIWEIPEGGLKRNMTEAVLELYGHSRRVGLVEWHPTTNNILFSAGYDYKVLIWNLDIGEPVKMIDCHTDVILCMSFNTDGSLLATSCKDKKLRVVEPRSGRVLQEASCKNHRVNRVVFLGSTKRLLTTGVSRWNXRQIALWDQEDLSMPLIEEEIDGLSGLLFPFYDADTHMLYLAGKGDGNIRYYEIGSEKPYLSYLMEFRSPAPQKGLGVMPKHGLDVSACEVFRFYKLVTLKGLIEPISMIVPRRSETYQEDIYPMTPGTEPALTPDEWLSGMNRDPILMSLKEGYKKTSKIVFKAPVREKRGVVVNGIDLXENVPPRGGNELLRMFFRQQDEIRRLKEELSQKDIRIRQLQLELKNLRNSPKNNNFQGRFINKLSCLYSLFNFIVSTYTEYEQKPSDLPRAQTLTGKKNVLVASSSTKNGHGF from the exons ATGTCATGGCGCCCGCAGTACCGCAGCTCCAAGTTCCGCAACGTCTACGGGAAGGTGGCGAGCCGGGAGCACTGCTTTGACGGCA CCATCACCAAGAACGTCCACGACAACCACTTCTGCGCCGTCAACGCCCGCTTCCTCGCCATCGTCACCGAGAGCGCCGGCGGCGGCCCCTCGATCCCGCTCGA gcagacAGGCCGGATTGAGCCAAACTACCCCAAAGTGTGCGGTCACCAGGGCAATGTGCTCGACATCAAGTGGAACCCCTTCATCGAGAACATCATCGCGTCGTGCTCCGAGGACACCTCG GTGCGGATATGGGAGATCCCCGAGGGCGGCCTGAAGAGGAACATGACGGAGGCCGTCCTGGAGCTGTACGGGCACAGCCGGCGCGTCGGCCTGGTCGAGTGGCACCCCACCACCAACAACATCCTCTTCAGCGCGGGCTACGACTATAAG GTCCTCATCTGGAACCTGGACATCGGGGAGCCTGTGAAGATGATTGACTGCCACACGGACGTCATCCTCTGCATGTCCTTCAACACGGACGGCAGCCTGCTGGCCACCTCCTGCAAGGACAAGAAGCTGCGGGTGGTGGAGCCGCGCTCCggcagggtgctgcag GAGGCCAGCTGCAAGAACCACCGCGTCAACCGCGTGGTCTTCCTGGGCAGCACGAAGCGGCTGCTCACCACGGGGGTCTCGCGCTGGA AGCGGCAGATCGCCCTGTGGGACCAG GAGGATCTGTCCATGCCCCTCATCGAGGAGGAGATCGACGGGCTCTCGGGGCTGCTCTTCCCTTTCTACGACGCGGACACCCACATGCTGTACCTGGCTGGCAAG GGTGACGGCAACATTCGGTACTACGAGATCGGCTCGGAGAAGCCCTACCTGAGCTATCTCATGGAGTTTCGCTCTCCGGCCCCGCAGAAAGGACTGG GGGTGATGCCAAAGCACGGGCTGGACGTGTCGGCCTGCGAGGTCTTCCGCTTCTACAAGCTCGTCACCCTCAAGGGGCTCATCGAGCCCATCTCCATGATCGTGCCAAGGAGG TCGGAGACGTACCAAGAGGACATCTACCCCATGACTCCGGGCACGGAGCCGGCCCTGACGCCGGACGAGTGGCTGAGCGGGATGAACAGAG ATCCCATCCTGATGTCGCTGAAGGAGGGCTACAAGAAGACGTCCAAAATCGTCTTTAAGGCGCCGGTGAGAGAGAAGAGGGGCGTCGTGGTGAACGGCATCGACC TGGAGAACGTGCCGCCCCGCGGAGGGAACGAG CTCCTTCGGATGTTCTTCCGGCAGCAGGACGAGATCCGGCGGCTGAAGGAAGAGCTCTCGCAGAAAGACATACGGATCCGACAGCTACAGCTGGAGCTGAAAAACTTGCGCAACAGCCCGAAGAATAATAACTTCCAGGGACGTTTTATAAATAAACTTTCTTGTTTATACTCGctctttaattttattgtatCCACTTACACAGAATATGAGCAGAAGCCGAGTGACCTGCCAAGAGCCCAGACgctaactggaaaaaaaaacgtCCTTGTAGCCTCGTCTAGCACTAAAAATGGCCACGGGTTTTAA